A section of the Hevea brasiliensis isolate MT/VB/25A 57/8 chromosome 17, ASM3005281v1, whole genome shotgun sequence genome encodes:
- the LOC110634960 gene encoding nuclear transcription factor Y subunit C-2: protein MDQSEQTQQRQQSHQPQQQPVMGVVAGAGQMSYTTTPYQTAAMMASGTPAIAVPSPTQPSSPFSNSPHQLTYQQAQHFHHQRQQQQLQMFWANQMQEIEQTTDFKNHSLPLARIKKIMKADEDVRMISSEAPVIFAKACEMFILELTLRSWIHTEENKRRTLQKNDIAAAISRTDVFDFLVDIIPRDELKEEGLGVTKATIPMVGSPADMPYYYVPPQHPLGPPGMIMGKPVDQAVVCGAQQPRPPVAFMPWPQTQPQQQQAHQQPSDT from the coding sequence ATGGATCAATCAGAGCAAACACAACAACGGCAACAGTCACATCAGCCACAGCAGCAGCCTGTAATGGGAGTGGTAGCTGGTGCAGGTCAGATGTCCTATACTACTACCCCCTACCAAACTGCTGCAATGATGGCTTCTGGAACACCTGCCATAGCTGTGCCTTCCCCAACTCAGCCGTCATCCCCTTTCTCTAATTCTCCTCATCAGCTTACCTACCAACAGGCCCAGCACTTTCACCATCAACGGCAGCAGCAGCAGCTTCAAATGTTCTGGGCCAACCAAATGCAAGAAATTGAGCAAACAACTGACTTCAAGAATCACAGCCTCCCACTTGCtcgaattaaaaaaataatgaaagctGATGAAGATGTCCGAATGATTTCCTCTGAGGCTCCTGTTATATTTGCAAAGGCATGTGAAATGTTCATCTTGGAGCTGACTCTGCGCTCTTGGATTCACACAGAAgagaacaagaggaggacattaCAAAAGAATGACATTGCAGCTGCCATTTCAAGGACTGATGTTTTTGATTTCTTGGTTGATATTATTCCCAGAGACGAGTTAAAAGAGGAGGGATTAGGGGTCACCAAGGCGACTATTCCTATGGTTGGTTCCCCTGCTGATATGCCATATTATTATGTCCCACCGCAGCATCCTCTGGGACCTCCAGGGATGATCATGGGAAAGCCAGTTGATCAAGCAGTAGTCTGTGGAGCCCAGCAGCCTCGTCCACCTGTGGCATTCATGCCCTGGCCACAGACTCAACCACAACAACAACAAGCTCACCAGCAACCAAGTGATACTTGA
- the LOC110634926 gene encoding SKP1-like protein 14 — MSSTSGDHEPNLPTDTATPAPAKTITLKTADANYFEVEEPVAMEFATVKTFFDDNTETTFGTVIPLPNVLAEPLSLIIQYCKRNLKFRAESAPEEARKAYDADFVKELSNEQLRELILAVNYLDIKNLLDVLNQAVADRIKNKSVEYVRQFFGIENDFTPEEEARLREENAWAFEGVDED; from the coding sequence ATGTCGTCCACCTCCGGCGACCACGAACCCAACCTGCCTACTGACACCGCTACCCCCGCCCCGGCCAAGACTATCACTCTCAAGACTGCAGACGCCAACTACTTTGAAGTGGAGGAGCCAGTGGCTATGGAATTCGCGACTGTGAAAACCTTCTTCGATGACAACACTGAGACAACGTTCGGCACGGTAATTCCTCTGCCAAATGTATTGGCCGAACCTCTTTCCCTCATAATCCAATATTGCAAAAGGAACTTGAAGTTCCGCGCTGAATCGGCCCCTGAGGAAGCCAGGAAGGCATACGATGCTGACTTCGTGAAGGAGCTGAGCAATGAGCAACTGAGAGAGTTGATATTGGCGGTTAATTATCTAGACATCAAGAATCTGTTGGATGTGCTTAATCAGGCTGTGGCTGATCGGATCAAGAACAAGAGCGTTGAGTACGTGAGACAGTTTTTTGGGATCGAGAATGATTTCACGCCGGAAGAGGAGGCCAGGCTTCGCGAGGAGAATGCTTGGGCTTTTGAGGGTGTTGATGAAGACTGA